A region of Lichenibacterium dinghuense DNA encodes the following proteins:
- the eutC gene encoding ethanolamine ammonia-lyase subunit EutC — protein MSAPAARPPAPVTPDPWGELAALTPARLALGRSGASLPTREMLKLGLAHARARDAVHAAADLDALRAGLRALGREAVEVESAAPDRATYLRRPDFGRRLSARSRALLGGIGASDAEVCVVVADGLSASAVDANALPLLGALLPRLAPRRLAPVVLARQGRVALGDEVGAILGVRLVVVLIGERPGLSAADSLGAYLTFGPRVGLTDEARNCVSNIRPCGLAPEAAAHTIAWLADQALALSLTGVALKDGSGDAALPGPSRAEPRIAG, from the coding sequence GTGAGCGCGCCGGCCGCCCGGCCGCCCGCGCCCGTCACGCCCGATCCTTGGGGCGAGCTCGCCGCCCTCACGCCGGCGCGGCTCGCGCTCGGCCGCTCCGGGGCGTCGCTGCCCACCCGCGAGATGCTCAAGCTCGGCCTCGCCCACGCGCGGGCGCGCGACGCCGTCCACGCGGCGGCGGACCTCGACGCGCTGCGGGCGGGGCTCCGGGCGCTCGGGCGCGAGGCCGTCGAGGTCGAGAGCGCCGCGCCCGACCGCGCCACCTACCTGCGCCGCCCCGACTTCGGCCGCCGCCTGTCGGCCCGCAGCCGGGCGCTGCTCGGGGGCATCGGTGCGTCGGACGCCGAGGTCTGCGTCGTGGTGGCGGACGGGCTGTCGGCCTCCGCGGTCGACGCCAACGCCCTGCCGCTGCTCGGCGCGCTGCTGCCGCGGCTGGCGCCGCGCCGCCTCGCCCCCGTCGTGCTGGCGCGGCAGGGGCGCGTGGCGCTCGGCGACGAGGTCGGCGCGATCCTCGGCGTCCGGCTCGTCGTGGTGCTGATCGGCGAGCGGCCGGGCCTGTCGGCGGCCGACAGCCTCGGCGCCTACCTCACCTTCGGCCCGCGGGTCGGCCTCACCGACGAGGCCCGCAACTGCGTGTCCAACATCCGCCCGTGCGGGCTCGCGCCGGAGGCCGCCGCGCACACGATCGCCTGGCTGGCCGACCAGGCCCTCGCGCTGTCGCTCACCGGCGTGGCGCTGAAGGACGGCAGCGGCGACGCCGCGCTGCCGGGGCCGAGCCGCGCGGAGCCGAGGATCGCGGGATAG
- a CDS encoding putative bifunctional diguanylate cyclase/phosphodiesterase: MTMAVLPIPDPACIERLFFQDAPCGLFLTDEAGVIRAVSDTMLAWMERTRDEVVGRLRFQDTLTAAGRIYAETHLLPMLRKRRGFQEIAMTLRSPSGIERSVLVTAAGRGGSDGSDAAAFVVYGAEHRRLYERELAAMRAAAQTRICWLRQVETMAGIGAWTLDLSTRRLTWSDQMFALHDWPVGDAPDLDGLLALLDGPWRDRLASDIRHTVETASPLDVEVEMVTARGRRRVVHAVAELEKEGGKPCRLVGVLQDVTERHEDQKRLWRGAHIDDLSGAANRSWFQREQVEALVRAKRDRAALTLLLLDLDGFKEVNDTLGHQAGDQVIRTVAQRIRDLLPAEAFFARLGGDEFAILLPSSTGDGAGVERLAGEIQDRVRAPIPHEMHRASVTVSIGAASFPADAEQPTDLFKCADMALYKVKRSGRGALGRFSSELHSVFDARRAAIEKVRCAARDGRIVPFYQPKVRLADRTSCGHEALVRITNPDGTVSGPADFAQAFDDAEAARTMDGRVLEGVVRDLARWRAAGLSPGPISLNVSEASLQGGYVDRLLALLAEADLPASAIEVEIVETVLLGTDSRTTEPLFAKLHRAGISIALDDFGTGFASLSHLRDLPIDTLKLDKSFVLGLAAKPQNRAIVRSVVDLAHNLCLSVVAEGIETEEACAFLRATGCDAGQGFLFGAALPFNDMFAGPCDAAGLGGVEGAPRSGSAEPARPASV, encoded by the coding sequence ATGACCATGGCCGTGCTTCCGATCCCGGACCCGGCCTGCATCGAGCGCCTGTTCTTCCAGGACGCGCCCTGCGGCCTCTTCCTCACCGACGAGGCGGGCGTCATCCGCGCCGTCAGCGACACCATGCTGGCCTGGATGGAGCGGACGCGGGACGAGGTCGTCGGCCGGCTCCGCTTCCAGGACACGTTGACGGCCGCCGGCCGGATCTACGCGGAGACGCACCTGCTGCCGATGCTGCGGAAGCGGCGCGGCTTCCAGGAGATCGCGATGACGCTGCGCAGCCCGAGCGGCATCGAGCGCTCCGTCCTCGTCACGGCCGCCGGCCGGGGCGGGAGCGACGGATCGGACGCGGCGGCCTTCGTGGTCTACGGCGCCGAGCATCGGCGCCTCTACGAGCGCGAGCTGGCCGCCATGCGGGCCGCCGCCCAGACCCGCATTTGCTGGCTGCGCCAGGTGGAGACCATGGCCGGGATCGGCGCGTGGACGCTGGACCTGTCCACGCGCCGCCTCACCTGGTCGGATCAGATGTTCGCGCTGCACGACTGGCCGGTCGGCGACGCTCCCGACCTCGACGGGCTGCTGGCCCTGCTCGACGGTCCCTGGCGCGACAGGCTCGCGTCGGACATCCGGCACACGGTCGAGACGGCGAGCCCGCTGGACGTCGAGGTCGAGATGGTGACGGCCCGCGGGCGTCGGCGCGTGGTCCACGCCGTGGCCGAGCTGGAGAAGGAAGGCGGGAAGCCCTGCCGCCTCGTCGGCGTCCTGCAGGACGTCACGGAACGGCACGAAGACCAGAAGCGCCTGTGGCGCGGCGCCCACATCGACGACCTGTCCGGCGCCGCCAACCGGAGCTGGTTCCAGCGGGAGCAGGTCGAGGCGCTCGTCCGGGCCAAGCGCGACAGGGCCGCGTTGACGCTGCTCCTGCTCGACCTCGACGGGTTCAAGGAGGTGAACGACACGCTCGGCCATCAGGCCGGGGATCAGGTCATCCGGACGGTCGCGCAGCGCATCCGCGATCTCCTGCCGGCCGAGGCCTTCTTCGCGCGGCTCGGCGGGGATGAGTTCGCGATCCTGCTGCCGTCCTCCACGGGCGACGGAGCCGGCGTCGAGCGCCTCGCCGGGGAGATCCAGGACCGGGTGCGGGCGCCGATCCCTCACGAGATGCACCGCGCCAGCGTGACGGTGTCGATCGGCGCCGCGAGCTTCCCGGCCGACGCGGAGCAGCCGACCGACCTGTTCAAATGCGCCGACATGGCGCTCTACAAGGTCAAGCGCTCCGGGCGCGGGGCGCTCGGCCGGTTCAGTTCCGAACTCCATTCCGTCTTCGACGCGCGCCGCGCCGCGATCGAGAAGGTGCGATGCGCCGCCCGCGACGGCCGGATCGTCCCGTTCTACCAGCCCAAGGTCAGGCTCGCGGATCGGACGTCCTGCGGCCACGAGGCGCTGGTCCGCATCACGAACCCGGACGGCACCGTCAGCGGCCCCGCCGACTTCGCCCAGGCCTTCGACGACGCCGAGGCCGCGAGGACCATGGACGGGCGAGTGCTGGAGGGCGTGGTCCGCGATCTCGCGCGCTGGCGCGCGGCGGGCCTGAGCCCCGGGCCGATCAGCCTCAACGTCTCGGAAGCGAGCCTGCAGGGCGGGTATGTGGACCGCCTGCTGGCGCTCCTCGCCGAGGCCGATCTGCCGGCCTCCGCGATCGAGGTCGAGATCGTGGAAACGGTGCTGCTCGGGACGGACTCGAGGACGACGGAGCCGCTGTTCGCCAAACTGCACCGGGCCGGGATCTCGATCGCCCTGGACGATTTCGGCACCGGCTTCGCCTCGCTGTCGCACCTGCGCGACCTGCCCATCGACACCCTGAAGCTCGACAAATCCTTCGTGCTCGGCCTCGCCGCGAAGCCGCAAAACCGCGCCATCGTCCGCTCGGTCGTGGACCTGGCCCACAACCTGTGCCTCAGCGTCGTGGCGGAGGGGATCGAGACGGAGGAGGCCTGCGCGTTCCTCCGAGCCACGGGCTGCGACGCCGGCCAGGGATTCCTGTTCGGCGCCGCCCTGCCGTTCAACGACATGTTCGCAGGCCCATGCGACGCTGCCGGCCTCGGCGGGGTGGAGGGCGCCCCGCGGAGCGGGAGCGCCGAGCCGGCGAGGCCGGCCTCGGTCTGA
- a CDS encoding ABC transporter substrate-binding protein, translating into MMKTASRFLASLSVLAVAAASPAFAQSSDDLVKAAKAEGQLSVIALPHDWCGYGGMIDGFKAKYGLTLNELNPDAGSGDEVEAIRANKGNKGPQAPDVIDVGLSFGPTAAAEGLLMPYKVPTWDSIPADDKAADGAWYGDYYGVLAFEVNKDIVKTAPADWPDLLGPDLKNSVALAGDPRVANQAILAVYAAGLSKSGGDAAKAAQAGLDFFATLNKDGNFVPTIGKVASLAQGATPVIVRWDYNALADRDTLKGNPEVDVVVPKTGVVAGVYVQAISAYAPHPNAAKLWMDYVYSDEGQLNYLKGYCHPIRYQALVAANKVPADLMKKLPPAEAYAHAVFPTLDQQNSAKATISTGWDKTVGANVK; encoded by the coding sequence ATGATGAAGACTGCTTCCAGGTTCCTGGCCTCGCTGTCGGTGCTGGCCGTCGCGGCGGCGTCGCCGGCCTTCGCCCAGTCGTCGGACGACCTCGTCAAGGCCGCCAAGGCCGAGGGCCAGCTCTCCGTCATCGCCCTGCCCCACGACTGGTGCGGCTACGGCGGCATGATCGACGGCTTCAAGGCCAAATACGGCCTGACCCTGAACGAGCTGAACCCGGACGCCGGCTCGGGCGACGAGGTCGAGGCCATCCGCGCCAACAAGGGCAACAAGGGCCCGCAGGCCCCCGACGTGATCGACGTCGGCCTGTCCTTCGGCCCGACGGCCGCGGCCGAGGGGCTGCTGATGCCCTACAAGGTGCCGACCTGGGACTCGATCCCGGCCGACGACAAGGCCGCGGACGGCGCCTGGTACGGCGACTATTACGGCGTGCTCGCCTTCGAGGTGAACAAGGACATCGTCAAGACGGCGCCGGCCGACTGGCCGGACCTGCTCGGGCCCGACCTCAAGAACAGCGTGGCCCTGGCGGGCGACCCGCGCGTCGCCAACCAGGCGATCCTGGCGGTCTACGCCGCCGGCCTGTCGAAGTCGGGCGGCGACGCCGCCAAGGCGGCCCAGGCCGGGCTCGACTTCTTCGCCACCCTGAACAAGGACGGCAACTTCGTGCCCACCATCGGCAAGGTGGCGTCGCTGGCGCAGGGCGCGACCCCCGTGATCGTGCGCTGGGACTACAACGCGCTGGCCGACCGCGACACGCTGAAGGGCAATCCGGAGGTGGACGTCGTGGTGCCGAAGACCGGCGTGGTGGCGGGCGTCTACGTGCAGGCTATCTCGGCCTACGCACCCCACCCCAACGCCGCCAAGCTGTGGATGGACTACGTTTATTCCGACGAGGGCCAGCTCAACTACCTCAAGGGCTACTGCCACCCGATCCGCTATCAGGCGCTCGTGGCGGCCAACAAGGTGCCGGCCGACCTCATGAAGAAGCTGCCGCCCGCCGAGGCCTACGCCCACGCGGTGTTTCCGACGCTGGACCAGCAGAACAGCGCCAAGGCGACGATCTCGACGGGTTGGGACAAGACCGTCGGCGCCAACGTGAAGTGA
- a CDS encoding ethanolamine ammonia-lyase subunit EutB, which yields MAYSHAVGRTTWAFADLKDLMAKATPLRSGDLLAGIAAGSAEEGLAARHCLADLPLRTFLARPVIPYEEDDVTRLIVDTHDEAAFAPVSHLTVGDFRDWLLSDLASPAMLARVAPGVTPEMAAAVSKLMRNQDLILAAKKCGVVTRFRNTIGLPGTMAVRLQPNHPTDDPDGIAAAVAEGLLYGCGDAVIGINPASDAPAVLARLCHLLDDVIARHAIPTQSCVLTHATTTIGLIEAGAPVDLVFQSIAGTEAANASFGVTLGLLREAHEAGLSLKRGTVGRNVMYFETGQGSALSAGAHHGVDQQTLEARAYAVARAFDPLLVNTVVGFIGPEYLYDGKQITRAGLEDHFCGKLMGLPMGCDVCYTNHAEADADDMDALMTLLAAAGVTYIMGVPGADDVMLNYQSTSFHDQLYLRDALGVKRAPEFEAWLLRMGITGPDGRLRAPTGSHPLLARPEAA from the coding sequence ATGGCCTATTCCCACGCGGTCGGCCGGACCACCTGGGCCTTCGCCGACCTCAAGGACCTGATGGCCAAGGCGACGCCGCTCCGCTCGGGCGACCTGCTGGCCGGCATCGCGGCGGGCTCGGCCGAGGAGGGGCTGGCGGCGCGCCACTGCCTCGCCGACCTGCCGCTCAGGACCTTCCTGGCGCGGCCGGTGATCCCCTACGAGGAGGACGACGTCACCCGGCTCATCGTCGACACACACGACGAGGCCGCCTTCGCGCCGGTCTCCCACCTCACGGTGGGAGACTTCCGCGACTGGCTCCTGTCCGACCTCGCGAGCCCGGCCATGCTGGCGCGGGTCGCGCCGGGGGTGACGCCCGAGATGGCGGCGGCGGTGTCCAAGCTCATGCGCAACCAGGACCTCATCCTGGCGGCGAAGAAGTGCGGGGTCGTCACGCGCTTCCGCAACACGATCGGGCTGCCCGGCACCATGGCGGTGCGGCTGCAGCCGAACCACCCGACCGACGACCCGGACGGGATCGCGGCCGCGGTGGCGGAGGGTCTGCTCTACGGCTGCGGCGACGCCGTGATCGGCATCAACCCGGCCTCCGACGCGCCCGCCGTGCTGGCGCGCCTGTGCCACCTCCTCGACGACGTGATCGCGCGCCACGCCATCCCGACCCAGAGCTGCGTGCTGACCCACGCCACCACCACGATCGGGCTGATCGAGGCCGGCGCGCCGGTCGACCTCGTGTTCCAGTCGATCGCCGGCACCGAGGCCGCCAACGCCTCGTTCGGCGTGACGCTCGGGCTGCTGCGCGAAGCGCACGAGGCCGGGCTGAGCCTCAAGCGCGGCACGGTCGGGCGGAACGTGATGTATTTCGAGACCGGCCAGGGCTCGGCCCTGTCGGCCGGGGCGCATCACGGGGTCGACCAGCAGACCCTCGAGGCCCGCGCCTACGCGGTGGCGCGCGCCTTCGACCCGCTGCTCGTCAACACGGTGGTGGGCTTCATCGGGCCCGAATACCTCTACGACGGCAAGCAGATCACCCGCGCCGGGCTGGAGGACCACTTCTGCGGCAAGCTGATGGGCCTGCCGATGGGCTGCGACGTCTGCTACACCAACCACGCCGAGGCCGACGCGGACGACATGGACGCGCTGATGACGCTGCTGGCCGCCGCTGGCGTCACCTACATCATGGGCGTGCCGGGAGCCGATGACGTGATGCTGAACTACCAGTCGACGTCCTTCCACGACCAGCTCTACCTGCGCGACGCGCTGGGCGTGAAGCGCGCGCCGGAGTTCGAGGCCTGGCTGCTGCGCATGGGCATCACCGGGCCGGACGGGCGGCTCCGGGCGCCCACGGGCTCGCACCCCCTGCTCGCCCGACCGGAGGCCGCGTGA